One region of Baekduia soli genomic DNA includes:
- a CDS encoding phosphotransferase — protein sequence MRPPPEVIEAVQARLGALREGPAPLGGGITNHNWRARFGDTHVVLRIAGRQTDLLGIDRAAERQATEAAAGLGVAPEVLAYLPAQACLVTRFVPGTPVREGAVAEPGCLRSIARSLRAFHDHAPTLPVRFDVPSQAQDYLAIAAEHGGDVPEAAHEAAAVAARVAAALSGPEHDPVPCHDDLLAANLLRDGDRLWIVDWEYAGMGDRYFDLGNLSVNNGLDEDDDVRLLEAYWNRPCTPRRFAALRLMRAMSDVREGLWGVVQGAISDLDVDFGAYAEQHLGRLRTAVDDPRFERWMHDAASP from the coding sequence ATGCGGCCGCCGCCCGAGGTCATCGAGGCAGTCCAAGCACGGCTCGGCGCTCTGCGCGAGGGGCCCGCGCCGCTGGGGGGCGGGATCACCAACCACAACTGGCGGGCGCGCTTCGGCGACACCCACGTGGTGCTGCGCATCGCCGGCCGCCAGACCGACCTGCTGGGCATCGACCGCGCCGCCGAGCGCCAGGCCACCGAGGCGGCCGCGGGCCTCGGCGTGGCGCCCGAGGTCCTGGCCTACCTGCCCGCCCAGGCCTGCCTGGTGACCCGCTTCGTGCCGGGCACGCCGGTGCGGGAGGGCGCGGTCGCCGAGCCGGGCTGCCTGCGCAGCATCGCCCGGTCGCTGCGGGCCTTCCACGACCACGCCCCGACGCTGCCCGTGCGCTTCGACGTCCCGTCGCAGGCGCAGGACTACCTGGCGATCGCGGCCGAGCACGGGGGCGACGTGCCCGAGGCCGCCCACGAGGCCGCCGCGGTCGCGGCGCGCGTCGCGGCGGCCCTCTCGGGCCCCGAGCACGATCCGGTGCCCTGCCACGACGACCTCCTGGCCGCCAACCTCCTGCGCGACGGCGACCGGCTGTGGATCGTGGACTGGGAGTACGCCGGCATGGGCGACCGCTACTTCGACCTCGGCAACCTCTCCGTCAACAACGGGCTGGACGAGGACGACGACGTCCGCCTGCTCGAGGCCTACTGGAACCGGCCGTGCACCCCGCGGCGCTTCGCGGCGCTGCGCCTCATGCGCGCGATGTCCGACGTCCGCGAGGGGCTGTGGGGCGTCGTGCAGGGGGCGATCAGCGACCTCGACGTGGACTTCGGCGCCTACGCCGAGCAGCACCTCGGCCGCCTGCGGACGGCCGTCGACGACCCCCGATTCGAGAGGTGGATGCACGATGCAGCGTCCCCGTGA
- a CDS encoding glutamine synthetase family protein, with protein sequence MTLDELRAEVDDGRIDTVLLCLTDMQGRLQGKRMHAPFFLDEVVDHGAEACNYLLAVDVEMNTVGGYAMSSWEHGYGDFVMQPDLDTLMRVPWQEGTALCLVDLRWPDGRDVVASPRQVLRRQLARLAERGWMANAGSELEFIIFEDSYESAWDRGYVGLTPANRYNVDYSILGTARVEPLIRRIRSTMAGAGMRVEDSKGECNLGQHEINFHYADALTTADRHVVFKNGAKEIAAQMGQSLTFMAKYDQREGSSCHLHLSLADAGTGANAFTGDDALFAAFLAGGLAGLRELTLLLAPNINSYKRFAAGSFAPTAVAWGMDNRTCAFRVVGHGPGKRFECRVPGGDVNPYLALSALIAAGLRGVEQGLELEPAHEGNAYVSEDKPRVPSTLREARDLFSASELAHDAFGDEVVAHYVNMADVELAAYDAFVTDWERVRGFERL encoded by the coding sequence ATGACGCTCGACGAGCTGCGCGCAGAGGTCGACGACGGCCGCATCGACACGGTGCTGCTCTGCCTGACCGACATGCAGGGCCGGCTCCAGGGCAAGCGCATGCACGCTCCGTTCTTCCTGGACGAGGTCGTCGACCACGGCGCGGAGGCCTGCAACTACCTGCTGGCCGTCGACGTCGAGATGAACACGGTCGGCGGCTACGCCATGTCGTCGTGGGAGCACGGCTACGGCGACTTCGTCATGCAGCCCGACCTCGACACGCTCATGCGCGTGCCGTGGCAGGAGGGGACCGCGCTGTGCCTCGTCGACCTGCGCTGGCCCGACGGCCGCGACGTCGTCGCCTCGCCGCGCCAGGTGCTGCGCCGCCAGCTGGCCCGGCTGGCCGAGCGCGGCTGGATGGCCAACGCCGGCTCCGAGCTGGAGTTCATCATCTTCGAGGACTCCTACGAGTCGGCGTGGGACCGCGGCTACGTCGGCCTGACGCCGGCCAACCGCTACAACGTCGACTACTCCATCCTGGGCACGGCGCGCGTCGAGCCGCTCATCCGCCGCATCCGCTCCACGATGGCCGGGGCGGGCATGCGCGTCGAGGACTCCAAGGGCGAGTGCAACCTCGGCCAGCACGAGATCAACTTCCACTACGCCGACGCGCTGACGACGGCCGATCGCCACGTCGTCTTCAAGAACGGGGCCAAGGAGATCGCGGCCCAGATGGGCCAGTCGCTGACGTTCATGGCCAAGTACGACCAGCGCGAGGGCAGCTCCTGCCACCTGCACCTGTCGCTGGCCGACGCCGGCACGGGCGCCAATGCGTTCACGGGCGACGACGCGCTCTTCGCGGCGTTCCTGGCCGGCGGCCTGGCCGGCCTGCGCGAGCTCACGCTGCTGCTGGCCCCCAACATCAACTCCTACAAGCGCTTCGCGGCGGGCTCGTTCGCGCCGACGGCGGTGGCGTGGGGCATGGACAACCGCACGTGCGCGTTCCGCGTCGTCGGCCACGGGCCGGGCAAGCGCTTCGAGTGCCGCGTGCCGGGCGGCGACGTCAACCCCTACCTCGCCCTGTCGGCGCTCATCGCCGCCGGCCTGCGCGGCGTCGAGCAGGGCCTGGAGCTCGAGCCCGCCCACGAGGGCAACGCCTACGTCTCGGAGGACAAGCCCCGCGTGCCGTCGACGCTGCGCGAGGCCCGCGACCTGTTCTCCGCCAGCGAGCTGGCCCACGACGCCTTCGGCGACGAGGTCGTCGCGCACTACGTCAACATGGCCGACGTCGAGCTGGCGGCCTACGATGCCTTCGTCACCGACTGGGAACGCGTTCGCGGCTTCGAGCGCCTGTGA
- a CDS encoding potassium/proton antiporter, whose amino-acid sequence MHDGERILIAGALLTVGLLASLVATRVRVPGLVLFLGVGMAVGSDGAGLIDFSDYGAARTVGIVALALILFEGGLAAGFDEIRPVLWPSLSLAIVGTMATAAITGLVAAWLFDFSTAEGLLVGAIVAGTDGAAIFALLRGSTLRRRLARTLEGESGLNDPIAILLVLGFIEVLTHPGYGVPDFAWLFVRQLGIGAVVGIGVGYAASLALRETRLSTAGLYPVATLAAAALAFGAADTAHGSGFLAVYLTGLMVGSVEISARQTIASFHEGLAWVAQLGMFLVLGLLVFPHELGAVAFEGTVLALVLVFVARPLSTALAATPFGFGVREQAVLGWAGLRGAVPVVLATFPVIADVPRSHDFFNIVFFVVLLSTILQGSTFEPLARRLGMTTDEPALPRPLAESGTIRRLGAEVLEFPVGAGDAIVGLAVRDLGLPREAVVNVIVREGQAIPPRGSTRVETGDRLHVLYREETSRQLGALTSSWRRGPVGPQPRPPRTMRGASTVFSSRPWSPSDGDATRPARVAGLEVVELLRLRRDEPGSLVVLQDGRYAVCGRILVIGARRQIVRWIEQQMRRASAEERAWLRTVLGAVATDAQEVGPGA is encoded by the coding sequence GTGCACGACGGCGAGCGGATCCTCATCGCGGGCGCGCTCCTCACCGTCGGCCTGCTCGCCTCCCTGGTCGCCACCCGGGTCCGCGTGCCCGGCCTCGTGCTCTTCCTCGGCGTCGGGATGGCCGTCGGCAGCGACGGCGCCGGGCTCATCGACTTCAGCGACTACGGCGCCGCCCGGACCGTCGGGATCGTGGCGCTGGCCCTCATCCTGTTCGAGGGCGGCCTCGCCGCGGGGTTCGACGAGATCCGCCCCGTGCTCTGGCCCTCGCTGTCGCTGGCGATCGTCGGGACGATGGCCACCGCGGCCATCACGGGCCTCGTCGCGGCCTGGCTCTTCGACTTCTCGACCGCGGAGGGCCTGCTCGTCGGCGCGATCGTCGCCGGCACCGACGGCGCGGCGATCTTCGCGCTGCTGCGCGGCTCGACGCTGCGCCGGCGCCTGGCCCGCACGCTGGAGGGCGAGTCGGGGCTCAACGACCCGATCGCGATCCTGCTCGTGCTCGGCTTCATCGAGGTGCTGACCCATCCCGGCTACGGCGTGCCGGACTTCGCGTGGCTCTTCGTCCGCCAGCTCGGGATCGGTGCGGTCGTCGGGATCGGCGTGGGCTACGCCGCGTCGCTGGCGCTCCGCGAGACGCGCCTGTCGACCGCCGGCCTGTACCCCGTGGCGACGCTGGCCGCCGCCGCGCTGGCCTTCGGCGCGGCCGACACCGCGCACGGCTCCGGCTTCCTGGCCGTCTACCTCACGGGGCTCATGGTCGGCTCCGTCGAGATCTCGGCCCGCCAGACGATCGCCTCGTTCCACGAGGGGCTGGCGTGGGTGGCCCAGCTGGGCATGTTCCTCGTGCTCGGCCTGCTCGTGTTCCCGCACGAGCTGGGCGCCGTCGCGTTCGAGGGCACGGTCCTCGCGCTCGTGCTGGTCTTCGTCGCGCGGCCGCTGTCGACGGCACTGGCCGCGACGCCGTTCGGGTTCGGCGTGCGGGAGCAGGCCGTGCTGGGCTGGGCGGGTCTGCGAGGCGCGGTCCCCGTCGTGCTCGCGACGTTCCCCGTGATCGCCGACGTCCCGCGCAGCCACGACTTCTTCAACATCGTGTTCTTCGTGGTCCTGCTCTCGACCATCCTGCAGGGCTCGACGTTCGAGCCGCTGGCCCGCCGGCTGGGCATGACGACGGACGAGCCGGCGCTCCCGCGGCCGCTGGCGGAGTCCGGGACGATCCGGCGCCTGGGCGCCGAGGTGCTCGAGTTCCCGGTCGGCGCGGGGGACGCGATCGTCGGGCTGGCCGTGCGCGACCTCGGGCTGCCCCGCGAGGCCGTCGTCAACGTGATCGTCCGCGAGGGCCAGGCGATCCCGCCGCGCGGCTCGACGCGGGTGGAGACCGGCGACCGGCTGCACGTGCTCTACCGCGAGGAGACCTCGCGCCAGCTCGGCGCGCTGACCAGCTCGTGGCGCCGCGGCCCCGTCGGCCCGCAGCCGCGGCCGCCGCGCACGATGCGCGGCGCCTCGACGGTCTTCAGCTCCCGGCCCTGGAGCCCGTCCGACGGCGACGCGACGCGGCCCGCGCGCGTGGCCGGCCTCGAGGTCGTCGAGCTGCTGCGCCTGCGCCGCGACGAGCCGGGCAGCCTCGTCGTGCTGCAGGACGGTCGCTACGCGGTGTGCGGGCGCATCCTGGTCATCGGCGCGCGGCGCCAGATCGTGCGCTGGATCGAGCAGCAGATGCGCCGGGCCTCGGCCGAGGAGCGGGCATGGCTGCGCACGGTGCTGGGCGCGGTCGCCACCGACGCCCAGGAGGTCGGGCCGGGCGCCTGA
- a CDS encoding FadR/GntR family transcriptional regulator, giving the protein MSLSTPDLPSMDTVFAPVRSQTAFEETLERLGTAIKLGLLAPGARLPAERELCTRLGISRSTLRQALTALAQSGHLHAVRGRGGGTFVAERPPPVDPPSRELLASWREACDVRLSVELGIAALAAARARPEELAPLDELVVAMDDLVEDFPAYRQADVRFHIGLAEATHSPRLVAAATEAQGAMTDLISNIAHPAEILEHANAQHARLLSCIRGRDADAAVRIMAEHLRGTEHVLAGLLPGDG; this is encoded by the coding sequence GTGAGCCTCAGCACCCCCGACCTGCCCTCGATGGACACCGTCTTCGCGCCGGTGCGGTCCCAGACGGCCTTCGAGGAGACGCTGGAGCGGCTGGGCACGGCGATCAAGCTGGGCCTGCTGGCGCCGGGGGCCCGCCTGCCCGCCGAGCGCGAGCTGTGCACGCGACTGGGGATCTCGCGCTCCACGCTGCGCCAGGCGCTCACCGCCCTGGCCCAGAGCGGCCACCTGCACGCCGTGCGGGGACGCGGCGGCGGGACCTTCGTGGCCGAGCGCCCGCCCCCGGTGGACCCGCCCTCGCGCGAGCTGCTGGCGAGCTGGCGCGAGGCCTGCGACGTCCGGCTCTCGGTCGAGCTGGGGATCGCCGCGCTGGCCGCGGCGCGGGCGCGGCCCGAGGAGCTCGCGCCGCTCGACGAGCTCGTCGTGGCGATGGACGACCTCGTCGAGGACTTCCCCGCCTACCGCCAGGCCGACGTGCGCTTCCACATCGGGCTGGCCGAGGCCACGCACAGCCCGCGGCTCGTGGCGGCCGCGACGGAGGCCCAGGGCGCGATGACCGACCTCATCTCCAACATCGCCCACCCGGCCGAGATCCTCGAGCACGCCAACGCCCAGCACGCCCGGCTGCTGTCGTGCATCCGCGGCCGCGACGCCGACGCCGCGGTGCGCATCATGGCCGAGCACCTGCGCGGCACCGAGCACGTGCTGGCGGGCCTGCTGCCCGGCGACGGCTGA